In a single window of the Pelodiscus sinensis isolate JC-2024 chromosome 18, ASM4963464v1, whole genome shotgun sequence genome:
- the SLC32A1 gene encoding vesicular inhibitory amino acid transporter: protein MATLIRSKISNVATSVSNKSQAKVSGMFARMGFQAATDEEAVGFVHCDDLDLEHRQGLQMDILKSDASEDGAEPPLEGDIHYQRDGTGPLPRSATKDEGTCSELSGQGKPKITAWEAGWNVTNAIQGMFVLGLPYAILHGGYLGLFLIIFAAVVCCYTGKILIACLYEENEDGEIVRVRDSYVDIANACCAPRFPKLGGRIVNVAQIIELVMTCILYVVVSGNLMYNSFPNLPVSQKSWSIIATAVLLPCAFLKNLKAVSKFSLLCTLAHFVINILVIAYCLSRARDWAWDKVKFYIDVKKFPISIGIIVFSYTSQIFLPSLEGNMQHPKEFHCMMNWTHIAACILKGLFALVAYLTWADETKEVITDNLPSTIRAVVNLFLVAKALLSYPLPFFAAVEVLEKSLFQDGNRAFFPNCYGGDGRLKSWGLTLRCALVVFTLLMAIYVPHFALLMGLTGSLTGAGLCFLLPSLFHLKLLWRKLFWHHVFFDVAIFVIGGICSVSGFIHSLEGLIEAYSTNTED from the exons ATGGCCACCCTGATCCGGAGCAAGATCTCCAACGTCGCCACCTCGGTTTCCAACAAGTCCCAGGCGAAGGTGAGCGGCATGTTCGCGAGGATGGGCTTCCAGGCGGCCACCGACGAGGAGGCGGTGGGCTTCGTGCACTGCGATGACCTGGACCTGGAGCACAGGCAAGGGCTGCAGATGGACATCCTCAAGTCGGACGCCAGCGAGGACGGAGCCGAGCCTCCCCTGGAGGGAGACATCCACTACCAACGGGATGGCaccggccccctgccccgctcGGCCACCAAGGACGAGGGCACGTGCTCCGAGCTCTCCGGCCAAGGCAAGCCCAAGATCACGGCCTGGGAAGCCGGCTGGAACGTGACCAACGCGATCCAG GGGATGTTTGTTCTTGGCCTGCCCTATGCTATCCTTCATGGTGGATATCTAGGACTCTTTTTAATCATTTTCGCTGCAGTGGTTTGCTGCTACACTGGGAAAATCCTTATTGCCTGTCTTTACGAAGAGAATGAAGATGGGGAGATAGTCAGGGTGAGAGACTCCTATGTTGACATTGCTAACGCTTGCTGTGCTCCCAGGTTCCCCAAGCTTGGAGGGAGGATTGTGAATGTGGCTCAGATCATTGAGCTGGTCATGACCTGTATTCTCTATGTGGTGGTTAGTGGGAACCTGATGTACAACAGCTTCCCAAACTTGCCCGTCTCCCAGAAGTCTTGGTCTATCATTGCCACAGCAGTACTCCTGCCTTGTGCTTTCTTGAAGAACCTCAAGGCTGTCTCGAAGTTTAGCTTGCTCTGCACCTTGGCCCACTTTGTGATCAACATTCTGGTGATTGCCTACTGTCTCTCCAGAGCACGGGACTGGGCCTGGGACAAGGTCAAGTTTTACATTGACGTGAAGAAGTTCCCCATCTCCATTGGCATCATCGTCTTCAGCTACACCTCTCAGATCTTTCTGCCTTCCTTGGAAGGGAACATGCAGCATCCCAAGGAGTTTCATTGCATGATGAACTGGACTCACATAGCAGCTTGCATCCTCAAGGGACTCTTTGCCTTGGTAGCCTATCTGACCTGGGCTGATGAGACTAAAGAAGTCATCACAGACAACTTGCCATCCACCATTAGGGCGGTAGTCAACCTTTTCTTGGTGGCCAAAGCGTTGCTGTCCTACCCATTGCCCTTCTTTGCAGCTGTGGAAGTCCTAGAGAAGTCCCTTTTCCAAGATGGAAACAGGGCGTTTTTTCCTAACTGTTATGGGGGTGATGGGAGACTCAAGTCCTGGGGGCTCACCCTCAGGTGTGCACTGGTAGTTTTCACCTTGTTAATGGCGATCTATGTGCCTCATTTTGCCCTCCTGATGGGTCTTACAGGGAGCCTCACAGGTGCAGGTCTCTGTTTCCTGCTCCCAAGTCTCTTCCACCTCAAGCTCTTGTGGAGGAAACTCTTCTGGCACCATGTTTTCTTTGATGTCGCCATTTTCGTTATAGGAGGTATATGCAGCGTGTCTGGGTTCATCCATTCTTTAGAAGGCCTCATAGAGGCTTACAGCACCAACACAGAAGACTAA